A genomic window from Chitinophaga pollutisoli includes:
- a CDS encoding FecR domain-containing protein, with protein MENDLSKFIIDYLADSANPEKTREMNAWLIASGENRRMFEETRRVWEASRQLPAEPFDMQSGWSRLNEHMSQSAAPAKIRTMQPRRAWWRVAAVALPLLALAGYWMTRDADAGWVSYTAQRAVKDSLRLPDGSDVFLRPGATVQYKIDEKERSLRMTAGEAFFKISQDAQRQFSIQVPKGVVKVLGTSFNISTSNGFSDVTVWDGKVSVEGNGRKLILTAGDMVVVNAANGALEQPEGNFAYRCGWGNSDLSFSNQSLEVVLETLASYYQVSLETKDDQLRDSRITVRFSHMPLDQALAVLTEMLDLEVNRRSANDYELIRK; from the coding sequence ATGGAAAACGACCTGTCCAAATTCATTATCGACTACCTCGCCGACAGCGCTAACCCGGAGAAAACCCGGGAAATGAACGCCTGGCTCATTGCCAGCGGGGAGAACCGCCGCATGTTCGAAGAAACCCGGCGGGTCTGGGAGGCTTCGCGGCAACTACCCGCGGAACCTTTCGATATGCAATCCGGCTGGAGCAGGTTGAATGAACATATGTCCCAATCCGCCGCCCCGGCAAAAATCCGTACGATGCAACCCCGTCGCGCCTGGTGGCGCGTGGCCGCTGTCGCGCTGCCCCTGCTGGCGCTGGCCGGCTACTGGATGACGCGCGATGCGGATGCCGGATGGGTTTCCTATACCGCGCAACGCGCCGTGAAAGACAGTCTCCGCCTGCCCGATGGTTCAGACGTATTCCTCCGCCCCGGCGCCACCGTGCAATATAAGATCGATGAAAAGGAGCGTTCGCTGCGGATGACCGCGGGAGAAGCCTTCTTTAAAATCAGCCAGGATGCCCAACGGCAATTCAGCATACAGGTGCCGAAAGGCGTGGTGAAAGTACTGGGTACATCCTTTAATATCAGCACCTCCAATGGGTTCAGCGACGTTACCGTGTGGGACGGGAAAGTGAGCGTGGAAGGCAATGGCCGGAAGCTCATCCTCACCGCGGGCGATATGGTCGTGGTAAATGCCGCCAACGGCGCTTTGGAGCAGCCCGAAGGCAACTTTGCGTACCGCTGCGGATGGGGCAACAGCGACCTCAGCTTCAGCAACCAGTCGCTGGAAGTAGTGCTGGAAACACTGGCTTCATATTACCAGGTGTCCCTCGAAACGAAAGACGATCAGCTGCGCGACAGCAGGATCACGGTGCGGTTCAGCCATATGCCCCTCGACCAGGCGCTGGCCGTGCTCACGGAAATGCTCGACCTGGAAGTCAACCGCAGGTCGGCCAACGATTATGAGTTAATACGCAAATGA
- a CDS encoding sigma-70 family RNA polymerase sigma factor, producing the protein MKEESNISADSANDALRNRDVAVFQELYTTYSEALYLLAYRWVKDSSLAKDMVHNLFAHLWDKGEQIVITGQVRNYLYRAITNQCINELKRRKRHIGEEILQFQADGQSFYEAADYIFFQQELMQSLRSLAPRCREIFLLSRINGLDPAEIAEKLGITLNTVYFQLSVALKSLRQQLAPKKICNRHQSPGFLHCLHTISIWKTTCPNSLSTTSPTALTRRKPGK; encoded by the coding sequence ATGAAGGAGGAATCGAACATCTCTGCCGACTCAGCCAACGACGCACTGCGTAACCGGGATGTAGCTGTCTTCCAGGAGTTATACACAACCTACAGCGAAGCGCTATACCTGCTGGCCTACCGGTGGGTGAAAGACAGCAGCCTGGCCAAAGATATGGTACATAATCTTTTCGCGCACCTATGGGACAAAGGAGAGCAGATCGTCATCACCGGCCAGGTCCGCAATTACCTGTACCGCGCCATCACCAACCAGTGCATTAATGAGCTGAAAAGGCGCAAGCGCCATATCGGTGAGGAAATCCTGCAATTCCAGGCCGACGGGCAATCCTTTTACGAAGCCGCCGATTACATTTTCTTCCAGCAGGAACTGATGCAATCCCTCCGCTCCCTGGCCCCCCGCTGCCGCGAAATCTTCCTCCTCAGCAGGATCAATGGCCTCGATCCCGCCGAAATTGCGGAGAAACTGGGGATTACCCTCAATACCGTCTACTTCCAACTGTCCGTAGCCCTCAAATCCCTCCGCCAGCAACTGGCCCCGAAAAAAATTTGTAACCGGCATCAAAGTCCGGGCTTTCTGCATTGTCTTCATACTATAAGCATATGGAAAACGACCTGTCCAAATTCATTATCGACTACCTCGCCGACAGCGCTAACCCGGAGAAAACCCGGGAAATGA
- a CDS encoding SDR family NAD(P)-dependent oxidoreductase: MQPGPVLILGANSDVAKAAIVQYAAKGHHIMAASRNTAELAAFVQSSVTGPGRVSVLSFDAADFASHAGFYQSLPEKPQTVVYAAGYLHPNEAAMLDFEGSYRMMQVHYAGAVSILNIIVTDTANTRLERIVGLSSLSGVRGRKSNFIYGSTKSAFTQYLAGLRQYLFSRKVTVNVIVAGYIRSKMTAGLPLPESLMLEPAFIANAVVNAGKRFTIVPGFKWKLIYLVLKYSPERLVAKLP, translated from the coding sequence ATGCAACCAGGACCCGTACTTATCCTTGGCGCCAATTCCGATGTGGCAAAGGCCGCCATCGTACAATACGCCGCCAAAGGCCATCACATCATGGCAGCCTCCCGCAACACAGCGGAGCTGGCCGCTTTCGTGCAATCATCCGTTACGGGCCCCGGGCGGGTGAGCGTCCTGTCCTTCGACGCGGCTGATTTCGCGAGCCATGCGGGTTTCTACCAGTCGTTGCCCGAAAAACCGCAGACCGTCGTGTATGCGGCCGGATATCTTCATCCCAACGAAGCGGCTATGCTGGATTTCGAAGGGAGTTACCGGATGATGCAGGTGCATTACGCAGGCGCGGTATCCATCCTCAATATCATCGTCACCGATACCGCAAACACACGGCTGGAAAGGATCGTGGGTCTATCCTCCTTGTCCGGCGTGCGGGGGCGGAAAAGCAATTTCATTTACGGGAGCACCAAATCCGCGTTCACACAATACCTCGCCGGCCTCCGGCAATACCTGTTCAGCCGGAAAGTGACGGTGAATGTAATCGTGGCGGGATACATCAGGAGCAAGATGACGGCTGGCCTGCCGCTGCCGGAATCCCTCATGCTGGAGCCCGCTTTCATCGCCAACGCGGTGGTCAACGCCGGGAAGCGGTTCACGATTGTACCGGGCTTCAAATGGAAGCTGATTTACCTCGTGCTGAAATATTCGCCGGAACGCCTGGTGGCGAAGCTTCCATAA